In the Arachis ipaensis cultivar K30076 chromosome B04, Araip1.1, whole genome shotgun sequence genome, attaaaatatattttcttttactTTGATTAGGATATTTATATTGAAGAGacaaaaaagcaaaaacaaataaaactataGTGCTCTTGTTTATTAAGCAAATTCAAAAGATCTCAATCAGATACCTCAACATTGGTAGAAACATTCCATTAAAACCATAACTATTTACAATCATGTCAAGGGCTACAAAATCAAATTACAACTAGCATTATATTATTGTACAATAGAAAGCAAGGATGCTGAAGTGAGTTTCTCTTGATCCATAATAAAAGGGTGTTCTTTCATGTTATCTTCTAGGAGCTTTGAATCCTTGTTTTCATGAACTTGGTTATCTCTTTTGTTTCCATCCAAAGCATTCTGTTCCCTTCCAAAGCTTGCAAAACCATATTCTTCATAGTTAGAATTACACCTCCCATAATAAATCTTTGAACTCAAGTCATTCATCCCTTCATCGATCACAGAGCTTTGTCTGTTAAAACTTCCAAAACCTTGGATCCCACGAGAAAGCTCGCGCGCTCTTGCTCTTTCTTCTTTGTAGAATTCCTTGCTTCTTAAGAGCTTCAATATCCTCTCTGATAATTTTCTCACACTCAAACCCCAGTTGAACCTGTAGAAAATGAAATAATGTAATAAGAGTAGTCATCACTAAATTC is a window encoding:
- the LOC107635675 gene encoding epsin-3 produces the protein MTSPLIHEIKRQASHFFKEKIKSARLVLTDVTPIELMTEEATNGNPWPPDTRIMQVISRAAFEVDEYYRVVEILHCRLLKFNKGYWRASYKALILLEHLLTHGPLRVFEEFQCDIDAIEEIGEFQYIDEKGFNWGLSVRKLSERILKLLRSKEFYKEERARARELSRGIQGFGSFNRQSSVIDEGMNDLSSKIYYGRCNSNYEEYGFASFGREQNALDGNKRDNQVHENKDSKLLEDNMKEHPFIMDQEKLTSASLLSIVQ